In Dethiobacter alkaliphilus AHT 1, the DNA window CGCTTTCTGTCAGATTATTAAAGACAAGATAGCGGATGCCGCCGGTTTCCCGAATCTCTTCACTAAGCATAGGCCTGCTCCTGGCCACGGAAATGAAGGGGAGAGAGAATCACACGCCCCTCTTCCAATGTAGCCTGCACATCAATGATACGTTGATTGTGCGAGCCGCGGTACAGCAGGGATAAGTCGCGCTGTGCCAGTATAAACGGTCCGTCAATGAGCAAATCGGTGAGGGACAACAAAGCTGCCACCGCCGAATCGCTTATGGCTTTTCTTTGCAGTTCTTCAAAGGTATATCCGCTATAAACCATAATGTGCATCTTTCTGGTCTTCAGACCCGCCGCCAACTGCGCCAAAGCCCGGGCCTGGGCAAAGGGTTCTCCGCCGGAAAAGGTGACGCCGCGCACACCGGTATCGGCACAAATGTCTGCCATCAGGTCAGACACATCCTCCCACCGGCCGCCGGCAGGATCCAGCGTCTGGGGGTTGTGACAGCCCGGGCAGTGATGGGGGCACCCCTGAGTAAAGATAACTGTACGCAGACCGGGACCGTCCACCACACTGTTATTTTGTACACCTGCCAGTTTCAGCTTCACACCGTCACCCCCTGAATCATTATATTCACCATGCTGCATACCGCAACCGCCTAGCAGTGCGGTTTGCGGTCACGCAGCTCCGCCTGTTTGGCGCCGTTGAACCGTTCTTCGGTGGAAAGATAACCGGTAATCCGGCGGATACGGCGCACATCAACTCCTCCGCATCCGGGGCAGCAGTCGTGCATAATGCCGCTGTACCCGCAGCTGCGGCACTCATCGATGGGATAATTGATGCCGCCATAGCCCACATCGGAGTCAGACATAATACGCACGATTTCCTCCACCGCCTCAAAGTTTTCCCCCGGCGGTGATTCCAGTTCCACATAGGCAATATGCCCGGCGTTACAGTATTTATGGTATTCACCTTCCACTGCCAGCTTTTCTGCCAGCGACATGCGGTAATTTACCGGCACATGGACGGAATTTGTGTAATATTCCTTATCGGTCACATTGGGAATGGCTCCGTAAATATCACGGTCCATGCGGATAAAGCGGCCGGAGAGGCCTTCTGCCGGCGTGGCCACCAGGGTAAAGTTCAGGTCGAACTCATCGGAAAACTGCTCCATACGTTTGGCCATATGGGAAACAATTTTCAGTCCCAGCTCCTGAGCTTCCCGGTCCTCGCCATGATGTTTACCAATCAGAGTTTGCAGCGTTTCCGCCAGCCCGATAAAGCCCACCGTCAGCGTGCCGTTTTTGATGGCCTCCTTAATGGTATCATCGGGAGCCAGCTCCGCCGAACCCATATAGAGCTTCTGTCCCATTAAGAACGGCAAATCACGCACGCGCAGGTTGCCTAAAATTTCAAAGCGGTGCAAAAGCTGCCGGGCAGACAGACGCAGCAGCCTGTCCAGCTCCACAAAAAACAGGTTCACATCCCGGGTCTGCAAAGCAAGCCGCGGTAAGTTCAGGGAAACAGGGGCGATATTGCCGCGTCCCACCGAAACCTCCTCGCCGTGGCGGTTGGCAATAACCCGGGTCCGGCAGCCCATATAAGCCACTTCATCGCCGAACTTACTGTTAAAGGTGGTATCCATGAAGCTGAAGGTGGGGTTGAGCCTTTTGGCTGCCACTTTCAGCGCATGCTGGAACAAATCGTAGTTGGGATCACCGGGCTCCAGGTTAACACCTTTTTTAGTTCTAAACACCAGGTTGGGGAAAATGGGGCTCTCACCGTTACCCAGACCCCGTTCAAAGGCCCGCAGAATGGAACGGGTCACAGCCCGGCCCATCTTTGAAGTATCGGTGCCCACATTAAGAGAGGAGAAAGGAACCTGGGCACCGGCACGGGAATGCATGGTATTTAAGTTATAAACCAAACCTTCCATGGCCTG includes these proteins:
- the nrdG gene encoding anaerobic ribonucleoside-triphosphate reductase activating protein — encoded protein: MQHGEYNDSGGDGVKLKLAGVQNNSVVDGPGLRTVIFTQGCPHHCPGCHNPQTLDPAGGRWEDVSDLMADICADTGVRGVTFSGGEPFAQARALAQLAAGLKTRKMHIMVYSGYTFEELQRKAISDSAVAALLSLTDLLIDGPFILAQRDLSLLYRGSHNQRIIDVQATLEEGRVILSPLHFRGQEQAYA
- the nrdD gene encoding anaerobic ribonucleoside-triphosphate reductase codes for the protein MFIEIKKRDGRVVPFDAEKITDAILKAAKAVGGENKKIAVSLTNQVVSELTKMGYNGIIPAVEDVQDTVEKVLIENGHARTAKAYILYRHRRSRIREGKSDLMDSVKDILVETSRENANVSNSPSAKMLQIASAASKRYYLTNLLPEDFAQAHTSGAFHIHDLDYYGKTLNCLQIDLTRMLTEGFNTGYGFIRPPKRVASAAAQAAIILQSNQNDMFGGQSFPHFDRSMSDIIATMPSEPSEEEVFQAMEGLVYNLNTMHSRAGAQVPFSSLNVGTDTSKMGRAVTRSILRAFERGLGNGESPIFPNLVFRTKKGVNLEPGDPNYDLFQHALKVAAKRLNPTFSFMDTTFNSKFGDEVAYMGCRTRVIANRHGEEVSVGRGNIAPVSLNLPRLALQTRDVNLFFVELDRLLRLSARQLLHRFEILGNLRVRDLPFLMGQKLYMGSAELAPDDTIKEAIKNGTLTVGFIGLAETLQTLIGKHHGEDREAQELGLKIVSHMAKRMEQFSDEFDLNFTLVATPAEGLSGRFIRMDRDIYGAIPNVTDKEYYTNSVHVPVNYRMSLAEKLAVEGEYHKYCNAGHIAYVELESPPGENFEAVEEIVRIMSDSDVGYGGINYPIDECRSCGYSGIMHDCCPGCGGVDVRRIRRITGYLSTEERFNGAKQAELRDRKPHC